TCCTTTGGACTTTGAAAAAAGTAGGAGTGCAGGCTGTTTCTCCCGATCAATCGTCGCTGATTTATAAAGTCGGACAGGTTGATTTAAAAACTGAAAAAACAAAAAACGAAAATTATTTCCTGAATGTTATCAATAATCAGTCTTCTAAAATTGATTTAGGTAAAAAAGCTTTATTTCAGTGGGATAAAAACGGACTTTACGCTCAGGAAGGTGAGAAAATTTATCTTTCAAAAGACAGTGGGAAAACGTGGGCAGAATTTTACACCATCGGTGAAGCTGATAACATCGTTATTTCGCCGGATGGAAAGAAAATTGCTTTCAGCAAGCAGGTTTTGGTAGAAAAACTGATGGGGAAAGACAAATATGAAGATACTCCAAAAACGACTGCACAAGTTTATACAGATCTAAATCACAGACACTGGGATTATTTTAATGAAGGAAAATACAATCACGTTTTTGTGGTTAATACTTCTTCAAGTGTAGATTCTGCTAAAGATTTGTTGGAAGGGAAAACTTGGGACTCTCCACAAAGGCCTTTCGGTGGAGCGGAAGATTTTGTTTTTAGTCCAGATTCTTCACAGCTTTTATATGTTACAAAACCTAAAAGTGGCAAAGAATATTCTACAAGTACAAACACCGATATTTTTGCTTACGATTTAGCTTCAGCAACAACAAAAAATTTAACAGAAGGAATGATGGGTTATGATGTTAATCCAAAATTTTCACCAGATGGAAAATGGTTGTTGTGGCAAAGTATGGAACACGAAGGATACGAAGCCGATAAAAATGATATTGTGGTAATGGACTGGAAAACCGGTGCAAAAAGCAATATGACAGGAAACTGGGACGAAAGCGTAACCGGAACTACATTCTGGAGCAGCGATTCTAAAAGTATCTATTTTAATGCAGCATTTCGTGGAACCGTTCAGTTATTTTCTGTAGATCTTAAAAATGCAAAAGTAAGTCAGATTACAAAAGGGAATTTTGATGTAAGTGATATTTTTGCAGAAGGAAAAAAATCTCTTTTAGTTTCAAAAACGGATATCAATCACGGTGCAGAATTGTTCTCAGTAAATCTTAAAAACGGAGAATTAAGTCAGGTTACAGATGTCAATAAAGATACTTATGCAAAATTAGCACAGGGTAAATCTGAATTGAAAATGGTAAAAACTTCAGACGGAAAAGAAATGGGAGTGTGGTTTCATTACCCTCCAAACTTCGATCCGAATAAAAAATATCCAACTTTATTGTATTGTCAGGGAGGTCCACAATCTGGATTAACCCAATTTTTCAGCACAAGATGGAATTTTGCATTAATGGCTGCAAACGGTTATATTGTTGTTGCGCCAAACCGTCGCGGAATGCCGGGTTGGGGAACCAAATGGAATGAAGAAATCTCAAGAGATTGGGGTGGACAACCGATGAGGGATTATTTGGCAGCAACAGATTATGCTAAAACTTTCCCTTATGTAGATAGTGAAAGAGTTGCAGCTGTAGGAGCAAGTTACGGAGGGTACAGCGTATTTATGTTAGCTGGAATTCATGAGAATAGATTCAAAACATTCATCGCTCACGACGGATTATTTGATATGAAATCTTGGTATTTAACAACAGAAGAGCTTTGGTTTGCGAACTGGGATCTTGGTTCGCCTTGGGAAAAACCTCTACCAAAAGCATATACAGAATTTAATCCAAGCAATTTTGTAGAAAAATGGAATAAACCAATTATGATTATTCAGGGTGGAATTGATTTTAGAGTACCATACGAGCAAGGTCAGGAAGCCTTTCAATCTGCAAAGTTAAGAGGCTTAAAATCTAAATTAGTATATTTTCCGAACGAAAACCACTGGGTTCTTCATCCACAAAACGGTTTAGTTTGGCAGAGAGAATTTTTTGATTGGCTAAAAGAAACTTTGTAGAAAATGTTTTCACTCTAATTCCCCTCCTTTGGAGACGTGGATAAATTTTCAAAGAAAATTTAGACGGGGTGGTTTTTAATATTCTCAATATTTATAATACTATATAAATTATCAA
Above is a genomic segment from Chryseobacterium mulctrae containing:
- a CDS encoding S9 family peptidase translates to MKLKYSLLALAAPFLMNAQQLMTPEILWTLKKVGVQAVSPDQSSLIYKVGQVDLKTEKTKNENYFLNVINNQSSKIDLGKKALFQWDKNGLYAQEGEKIYLSKDSGKTWAEFYTIGEADNIVISPDGKKIAFSKQVLVEKLMGKDKYEDTPKTTAQVYTDLNHRHWDYFNEGKYNHVFVVNTSSSVDSAKDLLEGKTWDSPQRPFGGAEDFVFSPDSSQLLYVTKPKSGKEYSTSTNTDIFAYDLASATTKNLTEGMMGYDVNPKFSPDGKWLLWQSMEHEGYEADKNDIVVMDWKTGAKSNMTGNWDESVTGTTFWSSDSKSIYFNAAFRGTVQLFSVDLKNAKVSQITKGNFDVSDIFAEGKKSLLVSKTDINHGAELFSVNLKNGELSQVTDVNKDTYAKLAQGKSELKMVKTSDGKEMGVWFHYPPNFDPNKKYPTLLYCQGGPQSGLTQFFSTRWNFALMAANGYIVVAPNRRGMPGWGTKWNEEISRDWGGQPMRDYLAATDYAKTFPYVDSERVAAVGASYGGYSVFMLAGIHENRFKTFIAHDGLFDMKSWYLTTEELWFANWDLGSPWEKPLPKAYTEFNPSNFVEKWNKPIMIIQGGIDFRVPYEQGQEAFQSAKLRGLKSKLVYFPNENHWVLHPQNGLVWQREFFDWLKETL